The proteins below are encoded in one region of Micromonospora yangpuensis:
- a CDS encoding amino acid ABC transporter permease, translating to MNVLIDRFDVFAGGFWLTLQICVLAAVGALVLGAVLAILRISPVPPLRAVGTAYVNIFRNLPLTVVWFFAAFGLPALGSNADFLRIPLLDSLFSRLGTDLPYFRFALVALVLYTAAFVCEALRSGVNAVPAGQAEAARSLGLTFGQNLRYVVLPQSWKASIVPLGSVIIAMIKNSALAGFFGVVGDLSQSADQLTSAEGQAFIPVAIGISIGYLIMTVPLGALLDRIEKRQAVAR from the coding sequence GTGAATGTGCTCATCGACAGGTTCGACGTCTTCGCGGGTGGTTTCTGGCTCACCCTCCAGATCTGCGTACTCGCCGCGGTCGGTGCCCTGGTTCTGGGTGCCGTCCTGGCGATCCTGCGGATCTCCCCGGTGCCACCACTGCGGGCGGTCGGCACCGCCTACGTCAACATCTTCCGGAACCTGCCCCTGACCGTCGTGTGGTTCTTCGCCGCCTTCGGCCTGCCGGCACTCGGTTCCAACGCGGACTTCCTCCGCATCCCGCTGCTGGACTCGCTGTTCAGCCGACTCGGCACGGACCTGCCGTACTTCCGGTTCGCGCTGGTCGCGCTGGTGCTCTACACCGCCGCGTTCGTCTGTGAGGCGCTGCGCTCGGGCGTCAACGCCGTGCCCGCCGGGCAGGCCGAGGCCGCCCGGTCGCTCGGCCTCACCTTCGGCCAGAACCTGCGGTACGTCGTCCTGCCGCAGTCCTGGAAGGCCTCGATCGTGCCGCTCGGCTCGGTCATCATCGCCATGATCAAGAACTCGGCGCTGGCCGGCTTCTTCGGTGTCGTCGGTGACCTGTCCCAGTCGGCCGACCAGCTCACCTCCGCCGAGGGCCAGGCCTTCATCCCGGTGGCCATCGGCATCTCGATCGGATACCTGATCATGACCGTGCCGCTCGGCGCCCTGCTCGACCGGATCGAGAAGCGACAGGCGGTGGCCCGATGA
- a CDS encoding glutamate ABC transporter substrate-binding protein yields MRIKRVAALAAAATLALGMAACGGDDAEEGTGAGSKSFAAGSTMERLNKAQAIKIGTKFDQPGFGQKGLSGDPEGFDVEVAKIIVKELGIPEDKIEWVEAPSKVREDVIVNGTVDLVAATYTINDTRKERIAFAGPYYEAGQNIMVKKGDTSITGPDSFKDGAKKVCSVTGSTPAEEIKKYVKDVGSQLVLFDTYDKCRDALTGGQVDAVTTDNVILLGYIAKDENAFQLAGENFTKEPYGIGVKKEDTDFRAFINDTLEKAYGDGSWKKAWDDTAGKFGAELGEAPAVNRY; encoded by the coding sequence ATGCGTATCAAGCGCGTTGCGGCGCTCGCGGCGGCAGCCACCCTGGCGCTGGGAATGGCCGCATGTGGCGGCGACGATGCCGAGGAGGGTACCGGCGCGGGCAGCAAGTCGTTCGCCGCCGGTAGCACGATGGAGCGGCTGAACAAGGCCCAGGCCATCAAGATCGGCACCAAGTTCGACCAGCCCGGCTTCGGTCAGAAGGGCCTCTCCGGTGACCCGGAGGGCTTCGACGTCGAGGTTGCGAAGATCATCGTCAAGGAACTCGGCATCCCCGAGGACAAGATCGAGTGGGTCGAGGCCCCCTCCAAGGTCCGCGAGGACGTGATCGTCAACGGCACCGTCGACCTGGTCGCGGCGACGTACACGATCAACGACACCCGCAAGGAGCGCATCGCCTTCGCCGGGCCGTACTACGAGGCCGGCCAGAACATCATGGTCAAGAAGGGCGACACCTCGATCACCGGCCCGGACTCCTTCAAGGACGGCGCCAAGAAGGTCTGCTCGGTCACCGGCTCCACGCCGGCCGAGGAGATCAAGAAGTACGTCAAGGACGTCGGCTCGCAGCTGGTGCTCTTCGACACCTACGACAAGTGCCGCGACGCCCTCACCGGCGGCCAGGTCGACGCCGTCACCACCGACAACGTCATCCTGCTCGGCTACATCGCCAAGGACGAGAACGCCTTCCAGCTCGCCGGCGAAAACTTCACCAAGGAGCCGTACGGCATCGGGGTGAAGAAGGAGGACACCGACTTCCGTGCCTTCATCAACGACACGCTGGAGAAGGCGTACGGCGACGGCAGCTGGAAGAAGGCCTGGGACGACACCGCCGGCAAGTTCGGCGCCGAGCTGGGCGAAGCCCCGGCCGTGAACCGCTACTGA
- a CDS encoding amino acid ABC transporter ATP-binding protein → MNDVTTGEPLIVLDGVNKHFGPLHVLQDVALSVGRGEVVVVIGPSGSGKSTLCRAINRLEPIDSGTITFDGQPLPAEGKALAKLRSEVGMVFQSFNLFAHKTILENVTLGPIKVRKEKPAAARERGLALLDRVGIANQADKFPAQLSGGQQQRAAIARALAMQPKAMLFDEPTSALDPEMVGEVLDVMTSLAREGMTMVVVTHEMGFARHAANRVIFMADGRLVEDAEPNEFFANPRSERAKDFLSKILTH, encoded by the coding sequence GTGAACGACGTGACGACGGGCGAACCGCTCATCGTGCTGGACGGGGTCAACAAGCACTTCGGGCCGCTGCACGTGCTGCAGGACGTCGCGCTCTCGGTCGGCCGGGGCGAGGTGGTGGTCGTGATCGGCCCCTCCGGCTCCGGCAAGTCGACCCTGTGCCGGGCGATCAACCGGCTGGAGCCGATCGACTCGGGCACCATCACCTTCGACGGGCAGCCGCTGCCCGCCGAGGGCAAGGCGCTGGCGAAACTGCGCAGCGAGGTCGGCATGGTCTTCCAGTCGTTCAACCTCTTCGCGCACAAGACCATCCTGGAGAACGTCACCCTCGGTCCGATCAAGGTCCGCAAGGAGAAGCCGGCCGCCGCCCGCGAGCGGGGTCTGGCCCTGCTCGACCGGGTAGGCATCGCCAACCAGGCCGACAAGTTCCCCGCCCAGCTCTCCGGTGGCCAGCAGCAGCGGGCGGCGATCGCCCGGGCGTTGGCCATGCAGCCCAAGGCGATGCTCTTCGACGAGCCGACCAGCGCGCTGGACCCGGAGATGGTCGGCGAGGTGCTGGACGTGATGACCTCGCTGGCCCGGGAGGGCATGACCATGGTCGTGGTCACCCACGAGATGGGCTTCGCCCGGCACGCGGCGAACCGGGTCATCTTCATGGCCGACGGCCGGCTCGTAGAGGACGCCGAGCCGAACGAGTTCTTCGCCAACCCCCGCAGCGAGCGGGCCAAGGACTTCCTGTCGAAGATCCTGACGCACTAG
- the selD gene encoding selenide, water dikinase SelD, protein MTEPVRLTRYARGGGCACKIPPGELEAMVAGLGPPSGTAELLVGLDHGDDAAVVRLDARTGLVSTADFFTPVVDDPYDWGRIAAANALSDVYAMGGTPLLALNLLCWPRELLPVELAAEVLRGGQDVARLAGCHLAGGHSVDDDGPKYGLAVTGTVRPEELITLDAGRAGVPLSLTKPLGVGVLNTRHKATGEVFPEAVATMSTLNRDAARAAVDAGIRCGTDVTGFGLLGHAAKLARASRLTVAIDVARVPYLSGAAEALRDGYVSGGTRRNLEWVTPWTDVGPTDEAQRLLLADAQTSGGLLVAGELPGAPVVGELLPRGEHLLVLR, encoded by the coding sequence ATGACCGAACCGGTACGACTGACCCGGTACGCCCGCGGCGGCGGCTGCGCCTGCAAGATCCCTCCCGGAGAGCTGGAGGCGATGGTGGCCGGTCTCGGCCCGCCCAGCGGCACCGCCGAACTGCTGGTCGGCCTGGACCACGGCGACGACGCGGCGGTGGTCCGCCTCGACGCACGCACCGGCCTGGTCAGCACCGCCGACTTCTTCACCCCGGTGGTGGACGATCCGTACGACTGGGGACGGATCGCCGCGGCGAACGCGCTGTCGGACGTCTACGCGATGGGCGGCACCCCGCTGCTCGCGCTCAACCTGCTCTGCTGGCCGCGTGAGCTGCTGCCGGTGGAGCTGGCCGCCGAGGTGCTGCGCGGCGGGCAGGACGTGGCCCGGCTGGCCGGTTGCCACCTGGCCGGCGGGCACAGCGTCGACGACGACGGACCCAAGTACGGCCTGGCGGTGACCGGGACGGTCCGCCCCGAGGAGCTGATCACCCTGGACGCCGGGCGGGCGGGGGTGCCGCTGTCGTTGACCAAGCCGCTCGGGGTGGGGGTGCTCAACACCCGGCACAAGGCCACCGGTGAGGTCTTCCCGGAGGCGGTCGCCACGATGAGCACCCTGAACCGGGACGCGGCGCGGGCGGCGGTGGACGCCGGGATCCGCTGCGGCACCGACGTGACCGGTTTCGGGCTGTTGGGGCACGCCGCGAAGCTGGCCCGGGCCAGCCGGCTGACGGTCGCCATCGACGTGGCCCGGGTGCCGTACCTGTCCGGGGCGGCCGAGGCGCTGCGTGACGGGTACGTCAGCGGCGGCACCCGGCGCAACCTGGAGTGGGTGACCCCCTGGACCGACGTGGGGCCGACCGACGAGGCCCAGCGGCTGCTGCTGGCCGACGCCCAGACCTCGGGCGGGCTGCTGGTCGCCGGGGAACTGCCCGGCGCACCCGTGGTGGGCGAGCTGCTGCCCCGCGGCGAACACCTGCTGGTGCTGCGCTGA
- a CDS encoding DUF2277 family protein, which translates to MCRSIKTLREPYTPEVTPADVDAAALQYVRKISGFRAPAAHNAAAFDAAVAAVAAATRTLLADLVVRR; encoded by the coding sequence GTGTGCCGCAGCATCAAGACCCTGCGTGAGCCGTACACGCCGGAGGTGACCCCGGCGGACGTCGACGCCGCCGCCCTGCAGTACGTCCGCAAGATCTCCGGTTTCCGGGCCCCCGCCGCCCACAACGCCGCCGCCTTCGACGCGGCGGTCGCCGCGGTCGCCGCCGCCACCCGCACCCTCCTGGCCGACCTGGTGGTCCGCCGGTAG
- the miaB gene encoding tRNA (N6-isopentenyl adenosine(37)-C2)-methylthiotransferase MiaB, with translation MAKTYNVVTYGCQMNVHDSERISGLLEQAGYVRMGTGDEHPDVLVFNTCAVRENADNRLYGNLGHLRPVKTRKPGMQIAVGGCLAQKDRGEIVRKAPWVDVVFGTHNIGSLPVLLERARHNAAAEVEILESLDVFPSTLPTRRESTYAGWVSISVGCNNTCTFCIVPALRGKEKDRRPGDILAEVRALVDTGVLEVTLLGQNVNSYGVEFGDRYAFGKLLRATGEIDGLERVRFTSPHPKDFTDDVIAAMAETPNVCHSLHMPLQSGSDAVLRAMRRSYRSERYLGIIDRVRAAMPDAAITTDIIVGFPGETEADFQATLDVVRAARFSSAFTFQYSKRPGTPAATMDGQLPKQVVQERYERLIACVEEITWAENRKLVGQTVEVLVAVGEGRKDERTGRMSGRARDGRLVHFDVGSLAGQVRPGDIVHTTVTYAAPHHLNADGEPVSHRRTRAGDAAEAGRVPRTPGVLLGLPAVGPPAELPAPTAGCAAH, from the coding sequence GTGGCGAAGACCTACAACGTCGTGACGTACGGCTGCCAGATGAACGTGCACGACTCCGAACGCATCTCCGGCCTGCTGGAGCAGGCCGGCTACGTGCGGATGGGCACCGGGGACGAGCACCCGGACGTGCTGGTCTTCAACACCTGCGCGGTGCGCGAGAACGCCGACAACCGGCTCTACGGCAACCTCGGCCACCTGCGCCCGGTCAAGACCCGCAAGCCCGGGATGCAGATCGCCGTGGGTGGCTGCCTGGCCCAGAAGGACCGCGGCGAGATCGTCCGCAAGGCACCCTGGGTGGACGTGGTCTTCGGCACGCACAACATCGGGTCGCTGCCGGTGCTGCTGGAGCGGGCCCGGCACAACGCCGCCGCCGAGGTGGAGATCCTGGAGTCGCTTGACGTCTTCCCGTCGACCCTGCCGACCCGGCGCGAGTCGACCTACGCCGGCTGGGTGTCGATCTCGGTGGGCTGCAACAACACCTGCACCTTCTGCATCGTGCCGGCGCTGCGCGGCAAGGAGAAGGACCGCCGCCCCGGCGACATCCTGGCCGAGGTGCGCGCCCTGGTCGACACCGGTGTGCTGGAGGTGACCCTGCTCGGCCAGAACGTCAACTCCTACGGCGTGGAGTTCGGCGACCGGTACGCCTTCGGCAAGCTGCTGCGGGCGACCGGTGAGATCGACGGGCTGGAGCGGGTCCGGTTCACCAGCCCGCACCCGAAGGACTTCACCGACGACGTGATCGCCGCGATGGCCGAGACCCCGAACGTCTGCCACTCGTTGCACATGCCGTTGCAGTCCGGCTCCGACGCCGTGCTGCGGGCGATGCGCCGGTCGTACCGGTCGGAGCGGTACCTGGGCATCATCGACCGGGTCCGGGCGGCGATGCCGGACGCGGCGATCACCACCGACATCATCGTCGGGTTCCCCGGCGAGACCGAGGCCGACTTCCAGGCCACCCTCGACGTGGTCCGGGCGGCCCGGTTCTCCTCGGCGTTCACCTTCCAGTACTCCAAGCGCCCCGGCACCCCGGCCGCGACCATGGACGGTCAGCTGCCCAAGCAGGTCGTGCAGGAACGCTACGAGCGGCTGATCGCCTGCGTCGAGGAGATCACCTGGGCGGAGAACCGGAAGCTGGTCGGCCAGACCGTCGAGGTGCTGGTCGCCGTCGGCGAGGGCCGCAAGGACGAGCGGACCGGCCGGATGTCCGGCCGGGCCCGGGACGGCCGCCTGGTCCACTTCGACGTGGGTTCGCTGGCCGGGCAGGTCCGGCCCGGCGACATCGTGCACACCACCGTCACCTACGCCGCCCCGCACCACCTCAACGCCGACGGCGAGCCGGTGTCGCACCGGCGTACCCGGGCCGGCGACGCCGCCGAGGCGGGGCGGGTACCGCGTACCCCCGGGGTGTTGCTGGGCCTGCCGGCGGTGGGCCCGCCGGCCGAGCTGCCGGCACCGACCGCCGGCTGCGCCGCGCACTGA
- a CDS encoding DUF349 domain-containing protein — MSDWTAFGRVDADGTVYVKTADGERVVGSWQAGAPEEGLAHFARRFADLVTEVDLTEARLNSGAADAGHSLTTIRRIRGSLAEAHVVGDIDALAARLDKLATVAEEKAGEARAARDAARVEALARKTALVEEAEQLAAEATGWKSAGDRLKEILDEWKSIRGVDKKTDGELWKRFATARDGFTRRRGAHFATLDSQRKQAQSVKEELVGEAEKLKESTDWAATANQLKELMAQWKAAPRASKEAEQKLWERFRAAQDEFFTRRSEVFSARDNEQRANLERKQALIAEAEALDIDGDPKGAQARLRDIQAQWHEAGRVPREAAAGLERRMRAIDDKVREVMDSAWRRTTPSDNPLLAQMRAQVAEAEERLTRAQAAGDARRVKEAEQALASKRQFLQFAEQAS, encoded by the coding sequence ATGAGCGACTGGACTGCCTTCGGACGGGTGGACGCGGACGGCACCGTTTACGTCAAGACGGCCGACGGTGAACGAGTGGTCGGATCCTGGCAGGCGGGGGCACCCGAGGAGGGTCTCGCCCACTTCGCCCGCCGCTTCGCCGACCTGGTGACCGAGGTCGACCTGACCGAGGCCCGGCTCAACTCGGGCGCCGCCGACGCCGGGCACTCGCTGACCACGATCCGCCGGATCCGCGGATCGCTCGCCGAGGCGCACGTCGTGGGCGACATCGACGCACTCGCCGCCCGCCTGGACAAGCTCGCCACGGTCGCCGAGGAGAAGGCCGGCGAGGCCCGGGCCGCCCGCGACGCCGCCCGGGTCGAGGCACTCGCCCGCAAGACCGCCCTGGTGGAGGAGGCCGAGCAGCTGGCCGCCGAGGCGACCGGGTGGAAGTCTGCCGGCGACCGTCTCAAGGAGATCCTCGACGAGTGGAAGTCGATCCGGGGCGTCGACAAAAAGACCGACGGCGAGCTGTGGAAGCGGTTCGCCACCGCCCGGGACGGCTTCACCCGGCGCCGGGGCGCCCACTTCGCCACCCTGGACTCCCAGCGCAAGCAGGCGCAGTCGGTCAAGGAGGAGCTGGTCGGCGAGGCCGAGAAGCTCAAGGAGTCCACCGACTGGGCGGCCACCGCCAACCAGCTCAAGGAGCTGATGGCACAGTGGAAGGCCGCGCCGCGCGCCTCCAAGGAGGCCGAGCAGAAGCTCTGGGAACGGTTCCGGGCCGCCCAGGACGAGTTCTTCACCCGCCGCAGCGAGGTCTTCTCGGCGCGCGACAACGAGCAGCGGGCCAACCTCGAACGCAAGCAGGCCCTGATCGCCGAGGCCGAGGCCCTGGACATCGACGGTGACCCCAAGGGCGCCCAGGCCCGGCTGCGCGACATCCAGGCCCAGTGGCACGAGGCGGGTCGGGTGCCCCGGGAGGCCGCCGCCGGCCTGGAACGGCGGATGCGGGCCATCGACGACAAGGTCCGCGAGGTGATGGACTCGGCGTGGCGGCGTACCACGCCGTCGGACAACCCGCTGCTGGCCCAGATGCGGGCGCAGGTCGCCGAGGCCGAGGAGCGCCTGACCCGGGCGCAGGCCGCCGGGGACGCCCGCCGGGTCAAGGAGGCCGAGCAGGCGCTGGCCTCGAAGCGCCAGTTCCTCCAGTTCGCCGAGCAGGCCAGCTGA
- a CDS encoding nuclear transport factor 2 family protein — protein MTQSQPRTSTPPADAGFVPGPEDLAAIDEWFRRYDALAAAGDVAGTADLALFPLNTVTDDAAGQASAQQLDRAAYLEMMGGVLGGPADLQMESTRTPHFLTGSLVVVLTDAQFTIDGQRQRVRYADVLVKVDGQWRFQTMVQGGWGDHAG, from the coding sequence ATGACCCAGAGCCAGCCCCGGACCAGCACCCCACCGGCCGATGCCGGGTTCGTGCCCGGCCCCGAGGACCTCGCCGCCATCGACGAATGGTTCCGCCGGTACGACGCCCTCGCCGCCGCCGGTGACGTGGCGGGCACCGCGGACCTGGCCCTGTTCCCGTTGAACACGGTCACCGACGACGCCGCCGGCCAGGCCTCCGCCCAGCAGCTCGACCGGGCGGCCTACCTGGAGATGATGGGCGGTGTGCTCGGCGGCCCGGCCGACCTGCAGATGGAGTCCACCCGCACCCCGCACTTCCTCACCGGCAGCCTGGTGGTGGTGCTCACCGACGCCCAGTTCACCATCGACGGCCAGCGGCAGCGGGTGCGCTACGCCGACGTGCTGGTGAAGGTGGACGGCCAGTGGCGCTTCCAGACCATGGTGCAGGGCGGCTGGGGCGACCACGCCGGCTGA
- a CDS encoding class III extradiol dioxygenase subunit B-like domain-containing protein codes for MPLVAAAVCPHPPLLVPELAGAAAPELADLRAACDAAVTGLLDHAPEQVLLVGGGPETTRFSTADYGSLRGYGLDRYVQLWKVNCAGGGRLPLSLTIGAWLLHRARTGLPRFAEAVAVDAAPDRCAALGAELAARAEPRTALLVLGDGTACRGTGAPGYDDPGAQPYDEGVAAALAGADSDALLDLDPALSTRLKAAGRAPWQVLAGAVRATGVPWRGELRHHTAPYGVGYLVASWEPA; via the coding sequence GTGCCCCTGGTCGCCGCCGCCGTCTGTCCCCACCCGCCGCTGCTCGTACCCGAGCTCGCCGGTGCCGCCGCCCCGGAGCTGGCCGACCTGCGGGCCGCCTGCGACGCGGCCGTCACCGGCCTGCTCGACCACGCGCCGGAGCAGGTCCTGCTGGTCGGTGGCGGACCGGAGACCACCCGGTTCTCCACCGCCGACTACGGGTCACTGCGCGGGTACGGCCTCGACCGGTACGTCCAGCTCTGGAAGGTCAACTGTGCCGGTGGGGGGCGGCTGCCGCTGAGCCTGACCATCGGGGCCTGGCTGCTGCACCGGGCCCGCACCGGGCTGCCCCGCTTCGCCGAGGCGGTCGCCGTCGACGCCGCCCCCGACCGGTGTGCCGCGCTCGGCGCGGAACTGGCCGCCCGGGCCGAGCCCCGCACCGCGCTGCTGGTGCTGGGCGACGGCACCGCCTGCCGGGGCACCGGCGCGCCCGGCTACGACGATCCGGGAGCCCAGCCGTACGACGAAGGGGTCGCCGCGGCCCTGGCCGGCGCGGACAGCGACGCCCTGCTCGACCTGGACCCGGCGCTGTCGACGCGGCTGAAGGCCGCCGGCCGGGCCCCCTGGCAGGTGCTCGCCGGGGCGGTCCGGGCCACCGGCGTGCCCTGGCGTGGCGAGCTGCGCCACCACACGGCGCCCTACGGCGTCGGCTACCTCGTGGCCAGCTGGGAGCCGGCGTGA
- the miaA gene encoding tRNA (adenosine(37)-N6)-dimethylallyltransferase MiaA, protein MGAGVTGGQVGAGVTGGQVVAVVGPTCAGKSALSLALAHTLGGEVVNADSMQLYRGLDIGTAKLTPAERDGVPHHLLDIWEVTEPASVAEYQRLARAAIDDILARGRVPLLVGGSGLYVRAVLERFEFPGTDAALRQRLEAELAAVGPAPLYERLRASDPAAAASILPGNGRRIVRALEVIELTGAPFTAALPEPTPYYPAVQLGVDLDTTALDERLAVRLDRMWADGLVAETRDLVGRGLPEGRTASRALGYQQVLRFLAGGSTETEAYDDTLRATRRFVRRQRSWFRRDPRITWLDAASPSLVADALRVVADHGR, encoded by the coding sequence CTGGGAGCCGGCGTGACCGGCGGCCAGGTGGGAGCCGGCGTGACCGGCGGCCAGGTGGTGGCGGTGGTGGGGCCCACCTGCGCCGGCAAGTCCGCGTTGAGTCTCGCCCTGGCCCACACCCTCGGCGGCGAGGTGGTCAACGCCGACTCGATGCAGCTCTACCGGGGCCTGGACATCGGCACCGCGAAGCTGACCCCGGCCGAACGGGACGGGGTGCCGCACCACCTGCTGGACATCTGGGAGGTCACCGAGCCGGCCAGCGTGGCCGAGTACCAACGGCTGGCCCGCGCGGCGATCGACGACATCCTGGCCCGGGGGAGGGTGCCGCTGCTGGTCGGCGGCTCCGGCCTGTACGTGCGCGCGGTGCTGGAGCGCTTCGAGTTCCCCGGCACCGACGCGGCGCTGCGCCAGCGGCTGGAGGCGGAGCTGGCCGCCGTCGGCCCGGCGCCGCTGTACGAGCGGCTGCGGGCGAGCGATCCGGCGGCCGCCGCCAGCATCCTGCCCGGCAACGGCCGGCGGATCGTGCGGGCCCTGGAGGTGATCGAGCTGACCGGCGCGCCCTTCACCGCCGCGCTGCCCGAGCCCACGCCCTACTACCCGGCGGTGCAGCTCGGGGTGGACCTGGACACCACGGCCCTGGACGAGCGGCTCGCGGTACGCCTCGACCGGATGTGGGCCGACGGCCTGGTCGCCGAGACCCGGGACCTGGTCGGCCGGGGCCTGCCCGAGGGACGTACCGCCAGCCGGGCGCTCGGCTACCAGCAGGTGCTGCGCTTCCTGGCCGGCGGCTCCACCGAGACCGAGGCGTACGACGACACGCTGCGCGCGACCCGCCGCTTCGTGCGCCGGCAGCGCTCCTGGTTCCGTCGGGACCCCCGGATCACCTGGCTGGACGCGGCGTCGCCGAGCCTGGTCGCCGATGCGCTGCGGGTCGTGGCCGACCATGGGCGATGA
- the dapF gene encoding diaminopimelate epimerase has product MEFTKGHGTGNDFVILPDPDGRLELTADLVAALCDRRRGLGADGVLRVVRAAKHPEGAGQAGEAEWFMDYWNADGSFAEMCGNGARVFVRYLTETGLAAPTGRILPVATRAGVVRARVGPETIAVEMRRPTLTGSSTAVLDGLRLTGTAVDVGNPHLVCALPAGVDLAALDLTRAPEYDATVFPSGVNVEFSTPAEPVGDADGHVLMRVYERGSAETLSCGTGACAVGAVALRDAGRDTGTVVVDVPGGRLTVTVAEDSCWLAGPAVLVATGTLTAHRP; this is encoded by the coding sequence GTGGAGTTCACCAAGGGGCACGGCACCGGCAACGACTTCGTCATCCTGCCCGACCCGGACGGCCGGCTGGAACTGACCGCCGACCTGGTCGCCGCGCTCTGCGACCGGCGACGCGGGCTCGGCGCGGACGGCGTGCTGCGGGTGGTCCGGGCGGCGAAACACCCCGAGGGGGCCGGTCAGGCCGGCGAGGCCGAGTGGTTCATGGACTACTGGAACGCCGACGGTTCCTTCGCCGAGATGTGCGGCAACGGGGCCCGGGTCTTCGTCCGCTACCTGACCGAGACCGGGCTGGCCGCCCCGACCGGCCGGATCCTGCCGGTGGCCACCCGGGCCGGCGTCGTGCGCGCCCGGGTCGGGCCGGAGACCATCGCGGTCGAGATGCGCCGCCCCACCCTCACCGGCAGCTCCACCGCCGTCCTCGACGGGCTACGGCTGACCGGTACGGCCGTGGACGTGGGCAACCCGCACCTGGTCTGCGCGTTGCCCGCCGGCGTCGACCTCGCCGCGCTGGACCTCACCCGGGCGCCGGAGTACGACGCCACGGTCTTCCCGAGCGGGGTGAACGTCGAGTTCAGCACGCCGGCGGAGCCGGTCGGAGACGCCGACGGGCACGTCCTGATGCGGGTCTACGAGCGCGGCTCGGCCGAGACGCTCTCCTGCGGCACCGGGGCCTGCGCGGTCGGCGCGGTGGCGTTGCGCGACGCCGGCCGGGACACCGGCACGGTCGTCGTCGACGTCCCCGGCGGCCGGCTCACCGTCACCGTCGCCGAGGACTCCTGCTGGCTCGCCGGCCCGGCCGTGCTGGTCGCCACCGGCACCCTCACCGCGCACCGCCCCTGA